One Bacteriovorax sp. PP10 DNA window includes the following coding sequences:
- a CDS encoding cytochrome-c peroxidase — MKLRFYFQAFFIVNLDSQIELGKTLFFDPRLSSNNKISCSSCHNPNKGWSDGRPTAIGYDNKVLQRKTPSIAYLDNKNIFFWDGRATSLEEQALIPITAPDEMNQDLDLLIEKLENVPGYVSMFSSVYPREGITSKTIAQSLASFERSLNLRDSPFDRWNSGQVNAISESAKKGYSVMSTLKANCLFCHKGNDFTDQRLWDVGVNGNDSGRDGLYAFKTPSLRDVALRAPYSHNGRLLDLDDVVRFYMRGGDIHRSTQASPQRAQINLTDEEVFQVVEFLKTLTTDNSRFQKPKLP; from the coding sequence ATGAAATTGAGATTTTACTTTCAAGCGTTTTTTATCGTTAACCTCGATTCACAAATTGAATTAGGTAAAACTTTATTTTTTGATCCAAGACTTTCTTCTAATAATAAAATCTCCTGTTCTTCTTGCCATAATCCTAACAAGGGATGGAGTGATGGAAGACCGACTGCAATTGGTTATGATAATAAAGTTCTTCAAAGAAAAACTCCCAGCATCGCTTATCTGGATAATAAAAATATTTTCTTTTGGGATGGTCGGGCCACTTCACTAGAAGAGCAGGCATTAATTCCAATAACAGCACCAGATGAGATGAATCAAGATCTCGATCTATTAATTGAAAAACTTGAAAATGTGCCCGGTTATGTATCGATGTTTAGTAGTGTATATCCGAGAGAGGGAATTACATCTAAAACCATTGCTCAATCACTAGCTTCCTTCGAGCGCTCTTTAAATTTAAGAGATTCACCATTTGATCGCTGGAACTCAGGACAGGTCAATGCTATTTCTGAAAGTGCAAAGAAAGGATATTCAGTAATGAGTACACTCAAGGCCAATTGTCTTTTCTGCCATAAAGGTAACGACTTCACAGATCAAAGACTTTGGGATGTTGGAGTTAATGGAAATGATAGTGGACGTGATGGACTATATGCTTTTAAAACGCCAAGCCTTCGAGACGTGGCCTTACGAGCACCCTATTCGCATAATGGTAGATTATTGGATCTTGATGATGTTGTTCGTTTTTATATGAGAGGCGGAGACATTCATCGTTCTACTCAAGCATCTCCTCAAAGAGCACAGATTAACTTAACAGATGAAGAAGTTTTTCAAGTTGTAGAATTTTTAAAAACGTTAACAACAGATAATAGTCGCTTTCAAAAACCCAAATTACCTTAG